One stretch of Miscanthus floridulus cultivar M001 chromosome 18, ASM1932011v1, whole genome shotgun sequence DNA includes these proteins:
- the LOC136519558 gene encoding uncharacterized protein: protein MPRDVVGLGAKEAGASAIAEAIEGEAGAPKTSDIRAVDAGAIEVEMAEARAPGSVETEAMEVETGQILAPPLVQTISSDDSSRGKEAADVEAASTAEQPVPDPAEGSSALVRLRPEPRGWNFPRVFWRNRADPEGEPVFALEDTAEGGHWGTLEQYRQLAVRSLQTAMTIMGQDLPGVTRELETRSLGKSVFLRNERDIWDQLRRQKGLLADAQGLLSARSAEVEDLRLRCADIQAELATAKEQSAPLVAKIKELEEERDSFRLRAQEATASAKVTAGQLGAEQSEHQATKVALAEATKAAEASRVEVSAWKSKAEGKFR, encoded by the exons atgcctcgcgatgttgtgggtcttggggcgaaggaggctggggcgtctgctattgccgaggccattgagggtgaggccggagcccccaagacctccgacatcagggcggtggacgccggggccatcgaggtagagatggcggaggccagagcccccgggtccgtcgagaccgaggcgatggaggtggagacggggcaaattttggcgccgcccctggttcagacaatctcgtctgatgattcttcccgagggaaggaggcggcggacgtcgaggcggctagtaccgcggagcagccagtcccagatcccgccgaggggagttcggctcttgtccggctacggcccgagcctcgtgggtggaacttcccgcgtgttttctggcggaaccgggctgaccccgagggggagcccgtgttcgcccttgaagataccgcagagggggggcattggggcaccctcgagcagtaccgccaactggcagtgcggtcgctgcagacagcgatgactattatgggtcaggacttgcccggtgtcacgcgg gagctcgagacccgatcccttgggaaatcggtgttcctgcgaaatgagagggatatctgggaccagctccggcgccaaaagggcctgcttgccgatgcccaggggctattgtcggcgcggagtgcggaagtggaggacctccgccttcgttgtgctgacattcaggccgagttggccacggctaaggagcagtccgcccctctggtggccaagatcaaggaactggaggaggagcgagactccttcaggcttcgggcccaagaagcgacggcctctgctaaggtcacagccgggcagctgggtgcggagcagagcgagcatcaggcgacgaaagtcgccttggcagaggctaccaaggcggccgaggcctctcgggtcgaggtctcagcctggaagagcaaggccgagggtaagttccgctga
- the LOC136521869 gene encoding photosystem II 22 kDa protein 1, chloroplastic, protein MLGFAASLLGEAITGKGILAQLNLETGIPISEAEPLLLFFILFTLLGAIGALGDRGRFVDEEVTGLDKAVIQPGKGFRGALGLSEGGPLFGFTKSNQLFVGRLAQLGVAFSIIGEIITGKGALAQLNIETGVPINEIEPLVIFNVLFFFVAAINPGTGRFIIGEGEEE, encoded by the exons ATGCTTGGCTTTGCC GCATCGCTACTTGGAGAGGCCATCACCGGGAAAGGCATCCTTGCCCAGCTGAACCTGGAGACGGGCATCCCCATCTCTGAGGCGGAGCCcctgctcctcttcttcatcctctTCACCCTCCTTGGCGCCATTGGCGCTCTCGGGGACCGTGGTAGGTTCGTCGACGAGGAGGTCACCGGCCTGGACAAGGCCGTCATCCAACCCGGCAAGGGCTTCCGCGGCGCCCTCGGCCTCAGCGAGGGag GGCCGCTGTTTGGGTTCACCAAGTCGAACCAGCTGTTCGTGGGGCGGCTGGCGCAGCTGGGCGTGGCCTTCTCCATCATCGGCGAGATCATCACGGGGAAGGGCGCGCTGGCGCAGCTCAACATCGAGACGGGGGTGCCCATCAACGAGATCGAGCCGCTCGTCATCTTCaacgtcctcttcttcttcgtcgccGCCATCAACCCCGGCACCGGCAGGTTCATCATCGGCGAAGGCGAAGAAGAGTAG